A window of Vanessa cardui chromosome 16, ilVanCard2.1, whole genome shotgun sequence genomic DNA:
TGATCTAATATCAACAGCTCTAactgcaaaataatatttatatcctgCCATAAACTGAGTCAATGTGCATGCCATAGGCAGAGGTAGGGCTTTGACATCACCAATTTTTTTCCACAAAGCTGTGCTAGGGGGTGATGACGTTTCTTGATAAGCGTATAACTGATAGCTAGCTATTTCTTCTTGGTTCTCTTCTTGATATCCATCTATTTTCCATGATATTACAATTCCATTTTCTACTTTGGACAGTTTTAGTTCTGGTGCTGGTGGTAAAGCTTTCCAATTTGGAGGTTGATACTGCTTCATGGAGTCTGGTAAAGGTGCAGGGTGCCTTGTTATTCTTGACATTCTCACTGCATTTGTATTTGGACTTGGTTTTGGCAGAATATTTGGAACTCTGTGTCGAGGGCCTAAAAGAAGAAAAGACAAAGATAATTTTTGCTTCAAAAAACACACTGCACATAACTACAGATCTTTGTAGAAAGAGtatgttcataattatatactaaatacaTTAGGTTACAAAATTCTTACCTTGAGGTGCAATGGGTTTGAGCATGATTGTCTGACCGGGTCTAACTTGATTTTGTGAACCACTAATAGGAATATATACTTTTCGGGGACTACTAATATTTGTACCAAATGGTTGTCTCTGTGGAGCCAGTAAGTTTTGTGGAGATACTAATCTTACTGGAGGATTCACATTCCGTTGCAGTACTTTAGACGGTGGCTCATCATCTGTTAAATCAACTGTTACTGAGTTGCCCTGTTGCATTTTACTATGAGGTCTCTTTTCTGGTTTCGGTGTTGGGGGTGAATTCCTTACACCATTAGGCAAAGCTGTAGTTGCTGGAGATTTTGCTGAATTAATTGCAATAGGTGTCTGAAGTTTGTTATTACTTGCATTATTTACTGCAGGAACTAGTCTAGGCACGGGAATTTGTTGAGTATTATTAGCATTTGTTTGTGTTTTAGGAGTTTTAGGGCTTTGATTTAATTGGTTCTTAACTCTGTTTGTATTGTTATTACAAATTGCATTGTTTTGTGCAGCATTAGACGTTAATGCAGATTTTCTCCGTACAGCTATTTTATCCGTCATAAACACCTGCATACCAACAGATCTTGTTATCTTAAGTGGAGTAATTGGAACATCTGATTTTTTCTTCTGTTCTTCTTGGACAGATTTTAAAACTACTTGTAGGTCTCTATTTTGCTTTGTGAGCAGCATAGCTTTCTTCTTATATTCTTCAATATTTTGGCCCAATGTTTTTAGttgcatttttatttcacttaaatTACTCCTATCTACAACACTttctacaatttttaatatacaaaattccTCAAGTTCATCTCTTGTCATATCAGCCAAGTTCTTCTTGCatgttttaagaaaattaacAGATAATAGTGGTTTTTGTGTTGGTTTGCTTTCTAAGGGTTTCTCTTCttctttcgttttatttaaatcagacTCTGCAATATTTGCATTGTCTTGATTCAAGTTCAAtgtttctgtaaaaaaaaaacatacttttaaatataaatacaatggaATATACTATtacgaaatttatattaatattataactgctGCACTGTTATTCACAGCCAAACCCAGTGattcaacaaataaatttgaataagttTAGTAAGAAATAAGCTTATACCCTAGGGAAGGTGACaggcttcttttttttatgataaagacTAAAGGACCAACTTATAAAATGTGAGCGAAGCCAGAGAaacaatgaatttttaataacagaataaaatattcttaattataaaatacaaatggtGTACTTTACCTTTATTTTCTATAGTTTCCATGTCCATTACTTCTGTTTTAGGTGTCTCACCTGACTCTTTTACATCAATCTTGGTTTCATCTGCATTTTCTGGATTCTGCTTTTCATCCTTACCATTAGTTTCTTCATCGATCAACAtgatatcatcatcatcttctATATTAATACATTGTTTTTCATCAGGACTTGAGGGTTTATTTTGAGATTCTTTTTCTACAGGTTCTTCCTCTTCATCCGATAATATATCTAAAGTGTTTGACAATTTACATATAAGTGGAAGcttttttgtacttttaatattattattggtgtttttattttctgtttcttCATATTCATTAGCCTTAGTACTACTTATATTTGTATCCTTTGCATCCTCAATTATTTCCTTAGATTGTTCTACTTCATTGTTTTCTGTAGTGGGTTTAACACTTGATGAACCAGAAGTTGCGTCTGGTACATCAATGATATCATCTTTTGAAATACAGTCACGACTGCTGTGGTCATCATCAGACTCATTATCAGTATGTTGTGTAGCAATATTATTACTTTCTGCATTTGGTGATGTATTTGATTTTTCTTCTTCACCGGTGACGACATGTTCTGTCAATGTAATACATTCTTCCTCTTTCTCATCTGAAATACTGATAACTTCTCCATTTAAGACAGAATCATCTTttacttctttattattatcagaTTCCTTTTCACTTGGAACTTCTACATCATCATCAAGTACCTCATTGGTTTCTTCCAATGTTTTGTCCAACTCCTCTGCTATATTCTCTGAGACATCACTTGTTACATTTTCTTCCTCCTCGTGATTCTTTCCATTAACATTATTACATTCCTCTTCACTTAATTTTAGATCAGTCTCTTTCTCTTCGTCCTGTTTCACCATCACGTCGTCACTGTTATCTGGTTCTTCAtcttctattataatattagagatTTTATCATCATTTTGTTTCTGTTCACAGCATTCTTCAGGTAAGTCAATGGCATTAGTATTTTCTATACAATCATTGTTACTTGATTCATTAAGGCATTCGCTAGGAATATTTTCACTATCATTAATTGTGTCATCATTGGTTTTAAAATCTTCATTTTCGTTTAACTCTTCTACAACATTTTCCTTAACACAATCTTCATTTATATTAGGAATTTCATCATCAACTTTCTCTGCTAAAGTCTTGTTACTAAATTTTTCATCAAAGGATTCTTGTTCAATAGCTGACATCTTCCTTTGAATGCCTATATCTGTTttagtgtttaaaattaattgcattgTTCAGCATTTCCCAACTCTTAATTGTGGAAATTATCCGTATAATCTGAAACGAGAAAGGTAACattattagaaatttaaatatttataaagatttttaatgaaggtatattgattatattgcTATAGcatacaaagtatataaaaattctAACATTTTCTTTCCTAGGTTTTAATATCTTCATAATAGATACTTTCCTATTTTGTATATTCACATGAAGCTTTAATGTAATAAGTTTACAATACTATACTTCGATTTCATCTGCACCTACATAAACTTTGAAGTTGATGAACTGTCTatctacttttttattaaaccaaatcttatttcataaactttagaattataaatttgtaacatttaatatgaatttttaaacgtcaaacgttattaactttttaaatgtcTGATCTCAGTTCGAACTAAGGCTTTAATTTCAGTTGCAGTAGTGAGTAGAGTGAACTAAACTAGGAATGGTATGGCAATAATATCATTCATCGAATTAATAAACATACACATTAAGAGAAATATActatgtcaaatattttttatttataaaatgatttcacattaaaataagaaaaaaatgtaaaagaatattataaaagtttatatacTTCAAGACGATTGATGTTCAATCCGTTACACGCTCCTAGTAATTTGtaaagattataattatgaataataaggcacaattaataacaaagtagtgtcaattacaaaaataaaaaatatatcaatttttaagCGAACGCTTGTGTATTCGATTACTTTATCTGTAAACAcattataaaatacagataCATAATATGTGCAATGCAAATTCAGTCAAACTTCGCGCGGCGCCgtgaattttgatgaaactaaATTTATACAGTCTCTTCCGTCATAGTCTAAAAAAAACACCaaagttgttgttttttaaacaaatcttaTGGATTTCACGTGTTGTAATTCATAACAATAAATCACTCGACATCAAATATATCTCTTATGTGTACTtattaacctaacctaacttgcTAATTTAGCTTCTTTGATAAGTaacctatttattataatcagttTACGACAAATCTCACACAGAGTATAACTAATGaataataacatttactttatatttcgtAAGTGGGAATACTCAAGCGgtgtaaatatgatattaataatttacaaatcgtTGTTAAGATACTAATAAAAATCTAGActgatttacataataaaatcgtATTAAAAATCCATATTAGTATGTCTTTATCAAAATCAAGATGGCGGCCACCTGGCAGAAAATGCAGCGAGTACAAGAATAAATTCCGTATCCACTAGTCTACAGCTGTATTCTGATCGTCAATCTTTCGGCAACGTAACTGATAGAGCTTGGCATTTCATATCCACAAGATAAAAATTAGCATGAGTGAAAGAGACAACAAGCATAAAAAACAAGGTCTATTCCACACAAGACCGGTACGGTTTCAATAACAAAAGTAGAAAAGacgaacataattaaataacaataataaattcatcaaaataccgcattattattcaaaaaatttcaGTCTGTTTACAAAACATCTAAATTTTTATAGGTTAACgttatagtttaatttttttttattcaaaaaaattgttattttcttttaaagtaaaaataaaataaataataaggaaagtcattcttaaattataaaaaaaactcatacttaaacaaattatgtaaaaaaaggaaaataattttaataaaaaaaaaaaaacaaaataaatataaacatgaatataaaaagaattataaataatataatatttccttCACTGTTTGTTACATAATAGCAATAATGTATTCCTAATAGCAATAACCCACCTAATAAGTAAAACAGAGAATCCAGAAAAAAGAAGAACGAACAAGAAGATTCAATAATCGCGAAATACAAGCGCACTGAATCGCGACTTGAACGGCACTAACGAGCAGAAGGAGAGAGAAGAAAATGGCGGCCGACAATGTGGCGACACAACTCGTGGCGAGAATAGGAACTAATAAATACAGTGCAAAGATTGTATAGAGGCAGCAGTGCTAGCGttcgtaaatattataatcccCACGGAAGCGAGACACTCATATCGTTCTCCAACGTAACAGAAAGAGCCAACGAATGGTCGATTACGTAGCTCCAATTGACGTATTTGGCGTGTAAACTACTCTATGTTATAACCACTAAGCAGATACCGACTCAGGTGATATCTACATTCACATGTTACCGTGATCTCATTCTCTTGTAttctactatttttaaaatggattttctatcattatttaaaaatagacttttacaaaatattatatttattttacatagaaaaaatgtattgtttttttttttggttttaagttgcaaaatgtagaaatattaaataatgaaaaagctattaaatttaaattgtttatatatttatacaaaaataactacagaagttataagttttataatttattaagatcaTGCGGCGTTGCCGTTCTGCACAGAACAGCGCACGTCGTGTCGTGTGGGCTGCCTGACTCGTATCCGAAAGTGAACGAACAAAGCCGATCGCTGCCGAGGCTCCACCTAGTCAGGTCAGATGCGATCGTCATCACAAAAATAGACATATTTTATCTGCTATGAAATTAAGGTTCACAATAacgattaatttaaaagaaattgattcaaactataataatatctacGAGGAGTAAGTCAAATAGCAACCTAAAAATCAGTATATAGCATACTTATTGATGATTGCAGATGTGACTTGGAACACTCTGCTACACCTACAGGTCATGACGAAACaatttaaatggaaaataaagcgaaaatgaaaaaaaaatacagaataaaccgatcaaaaataatgataatgctGGAAGAATTAcaaattcattttgtttaaaaatttagatAAGATAAATGTTGCTATACCAACATTCAATCAAATATAAGGAGATAGACACATTTGCCTCTGTCCCCCTAAAAGTTGTTTTCACGAAAAGGCGATATAAAAtggaaactaataataataatttaatgaatatgtaaaaaaatgtttatgttatcGTAGTTAGTATTTTCAATATCACTAACAATACGGATGCTATACATCGCCGCATTATGCTACTGCGTTTAAATTAAACCACTCTGTAATTCAGCACTGAAGAGCGTCATTGATGTTTCAGTCTTAAGAGAAGTAGTCAGAGTTCTCAAAAAGAAGATAGGGAAAGTTTATtgttaaatcgattttttttttaattttgaatatttatatactaaaagaATTATTAGTGTACTAAAAGAATGAAAATTGGTgctagatattataaatattaaatgaaataaaaacgttacctaataaacttatattaaaaaaaattggctcAAGAGAAAGGGAAGGAACAAAATACGTCAGTGCTCCGAACGTAGACTTAGCTCACTAGAAATCAAAATGGCGGGTGATATAATGAAGGTTAAGTTTTTCCGctaaaataaactcaaataagTACTTTAGAGTAAGTATGGAGTGTAGCTGAgggacataatataaatattaattgcttTAAGCTTATTAGTCTTATATTTATAGGTAGGTACTCATAATTAATGgacaacttattttttttaagtattatatattcacattaaaagtatatatgatATCGCCATGTGTAGGCATTaagaagaaattttaaattttattgtatatattattattataaaaaatatggctTTTTGATAAATACAAGAACATATTTAATTCAGCAAAGAGACCTGGGAAATGGTGGacaataactatatatttttagaaactaTCAATGAATGGGGTGTCAATGACATCAGAATGTACTGGACAAAATATAGATTGCATTTTTAGATTAAATTGTCCATATTCATAAGGAAATTCTCCATCTTTATTGGCACAGCACAATAAAATTGTGTGTGACCAACCGGGCACGTAATCATATGCCACTTGCCCCAGCAACATCGCCTTTACCGAGTTGGAAACCAAATGCGACGTTGCCGCACTTTCGTTTCGAGAGTCAGATATAGGAACGTCGATTGTTGTTAACTCGTTAGGTTATATAGGTTGTGACATGTGATAATGACAACCTGTCATAAAATATtgggaatagtcaatatttttcAGGAACctcttaaaatagaaaataactaCAAAGTATAACAAGCCATGGAGAACAATATGACATTTGAGTTAATTCTCAGGTCAATAAACTGTTCCCAAAGATTGTCAGATTATTACGAATATTcgcatttaaagtaaaaattttaagtaatcCATTGAAATTACTAAAATGACATCATAGGTATTTTACAAAGACAGCGATTACTAATTGTACCAAAATCATAAATGGTGAAGATCTAG
This region includes:
- the LOC124536105 gene encoding activating transcription factor 7-interacting protein 1 is translated as MQLILNTKTDIGIQRKMSAIEQESFDEKFSNKTLAEKVDDEIPNINEDCVKENVVEELNENEDFKTNDDTINDSENIPSECLNESSNNDCIENTNAIDLPEECCEQKQNDDKISNIIIEDEEPDNSDDVMVKQDEEKETDLKLSEEECNNVNGKNHEEEENVTSDVSENIAEELDKTLEETNEVLDDDVEVPSEKESDNNKEVKDDSVLNGEVISISDEKEEECITLTEHVVTGEEEKSNTSPNAESNNIATQHTDNESDDDHSSRDCISKDDIIDVPDATSGSSSVKPTTENNEVEQSKEIIEDAKDTNISSTKANEYEETENKNTNNNIKSTKKLPLICKLSNTLDILSDEEEEPVEKESQNKPSSPDEKQCINIEDDDDIMLIDEETNGKDEKQNPENADETKIDVKESGETPKTEVMDMETIENKETLNLNQDNANIAESDLNKTKEEEKPLESKPTQKPLLSVNFLKTCKKNLADMTRDELEEFCILKIVESVVDRSNLSEIKMQLKTLGQNIEEYKKKAMLLTKQNRDLQVVLKSVQEEQKKKSDVPITPLKITRSVGMQVFMTDKIAVRRKSALTSNAAQNNAICNNNTNRVKNQLNQSPKTPKTQTNANNTQQIPVPRLVPAVNNASNNKLQTPIAINSAKSPATTALPNGVRNSPPTPKPEKRPHSKMQQGNSVTVDLTDDEPPSKVLQRNVNPPVRLVSPQNLLAPQRQPFGTNISSPRKVYIPISGSQNQVRPGQTIMLKPIAPQGPRHRVPNILPKPSPNTNAVRMSRITRHPAPLPDSMKQYQPPNWKALPPAPELKLSKVENGIVISWKIDGYQEENQEEIASYQLYAYQETSSPPSTALWKKIGDVKALPLPMACTLTQFMAGYKYYFAVRAVDIRSRLGPFSAPGSILLLNKM